AGATGAGCGCGGCTAAGCTCAACAACGTGCTGGCCACGCAGGAGAAAGACAAGCGCATCAACCAGCTTTCCCTGCTCTTTGAAGCCACGCGCATGCTCAACTCCACGCTCGATCTTCCTGAGCTGCTGGAGCTGATCCTGAAGATCGCTCGGACTGAGGTAAAAGCCGAGCGCGGCACCGTCTTTCTGGCCGACAACAAGCGCAAAGAGCTGTGGTCCATCGCGGCGTCCGGGCTCGACCACCAGGAAATCCGCATTCCCTTCGGCAAGAGCATTGCCGGGCAGGTGGCCATCTCTGGCGAACTCGTCAACACCGATGACGCTTACAGCCTCGAGGCATTCGACCCAAGTCTTGATCAGCGGTTGAATTATCGCACCAAGTCGCTGCTCAGTCTGCCCATCAAGCACCATTCCGGTGAGATCGTTGGCGTGCTGCAACTGCTCAACGCGCAGAGCGGCGCGTTTTCTCCCGATGACGTAGGCTTTCTCAACAAGCTCTCTGGACACATGGCTATGGCGCTGGAAAACGCCCAGATGCATCGTGACACCATGGAAAAGCAGCGCATGGAGCGCGAGCTTTCGTTGGCGCGCAGCATCCAGCATCGTCTCCTGCCGGAAGCTCCGCCCGTGGTCCCGGGCTATGACATTGCTGTGCTCAGCGATTTCTGTTTTGACGTTGCCGCCGACTATTACGACTTCATCAACCTCGGCCCGCAGTCGTTGCTTCTCGTTAGCGCCGAGGTCGAAGGCCACGGCGTTTCTTCAGCATTGATCATGGCTAATCTTCAGGCCACGCTGCGCGCGCTGGTCATGCATCTGCACTCGCTGGAAGTGCTGGCATTCTCGCTGAATGAAATGCTTTACACCTATACCAAGTCAGGCAAGCATCTCAGCGTTTTTCTCGGTCTGGTCGACACCAGAAAAAACATTCTGCAATACGTGAACGCCGGACACGTTCCTCCCATCCTGGTGCGCGGCAAGACCGGTGAAATCAAACTGCTGGAAGAAGGCGGCACTGTGATTGGCTTGTTCCCGCAGGTTGATTACACCCGCGGATCAGTCAAGCTTGAAAAAGATGATGTGCTCGTCTGCTCCACCGACGGCATCCTGCATATCTCTGACGAGCAGAAACATCAATACGGCCCCAAGCGCCTGGCTGACTGTGTGCGCCGCAATCGCGAGCGCACCTCGCAGGGAATCGTGGATTCCGTGCTGGCCGAAGTCTCAGCCTATTCCACTGCCAGCATGAACGACGATGACAAGGTGCTCATCGTGTTCAAAGTCACTGCCGATAAAGAGCCCGCAGCCGAGGAAGCAAAAAGCACTCATTAACCTTTGCGCCGACAAAGACAGAAGACCAAAGCCTTACCGCTGATTTCACGGATCACACGGATTTTCACTGATAAATCGGAGTTTGTTTCTCAATGATTCAAGATTGAGCTTTCATCGGTCTTCCACGCTAATTTAGCGAAGAAAGAACCAGAAACTTAACACTGATTAACAGGGATCGCAAAGATTGATAGATAGCCGCATATGAGGGTGATGTCAAAGGGATCGGGTAATCGTTGAAGAAAGAAAATTGACGTCCCTATAAGTGGAAATCCGGCTGATCAGTGTTATCAGCGGTAAGGCTTTGGTTTTCAGTGGTTAGCTTTTGGTTTCTTCGATCACCAGTTCCTGCTCTTTTTCCAGATAGCTCTTCCTGCGGAACCAATCCTCCATCGCCGCTTTCAATTTTTCCAGCGGCACGCGCGTCCCGATTCTCATCTCACCGTCAGCCACCGGAAGCGTGTCGTCAAAAATGGAATCGTTGGTAAAGCTGCGCATGGAAAAATTATCCAGCCACTTCATGGGACACCTT
The genomic region above belongs to Terriglobia bacterium and contains:
- a CDS encoding SpoIIE family protein phosphatase — its product is MGAISVIKTKVQGKNYVNAFASAVAALSRAGEDLTARVLEMLVSDFDAARAELWLWDASSGSCYLTHAQGTAATHRLDYAAAGAGAVGKIAHNKTTIENIVLSTFGGDDLEFSRQTGLTHISGYPLLAAGQLAGVLAIYTTSEAPEDLLLWWRLYSEMSAAKLNNVLATQEKDKRINQLSLLFEATRMLNSTLDLPELLELILKIARTEVKAERGTVFLADNKRKELWSIAASGLDHQEIRIPFGKSIAGQVAISGELVNTDDAYSLEAFDPSLDQRLNYRTKSLLSLPIKHHSGEIVGVLQLLNAQSGAFSPDDVGFLNKLSGHMAMALENAQMHRDTMEKQRMERELSLARSIQHRLLPEAPPVVPGYDIAVLSDFCFDVAADYYDFINLGPQSLLLVSAEVEGHGVSSALIMANLQATLRALVMHLHSLEVLAFSLNEMLYTYTKSGKHLSVFLGLVDTRKNILQYVNAGHVPPILVRGKTGEIKLLEEGGTVIGLFPQVDYTRGSVKLEKDDVLVCSTDGILHISDEQKHQYGPKRLADCVRRNRERTSQGIVDSVLAEVSAYSTASMNDDDKVLIVFKVTADKEPAAEEAKSTH